In one Tissierellales bacterium genomic region, the following are encoded:
- a CDS encoding phosphatidylglycerol lysyltransferase domain-containing protein encodes MIEKLIKPLDYEDLKYLKPYFEKWGPHTSDVNLTNLYIWKEKYRFHWLEFEGYIWIINIKENKWYFSQPVGDYKDLDKLKKAIMNLKEELKTLNRGLIIKKADESFVFEFKKLEIDAEIYARAEEMDYVYDFSKLKNLSGKKYHKKKNHVNKFMRTYPNWRFEFYDGSQKDDIAKIMSYWLSKHREDYNTLIHESKGILEIVDKWQEHPIRMGLLYDENVLVGFSISELVFDDMMLIHIEKANTEYTGAYTMLFYQMVNSEKNSLKWINREQDLGIESLRKSKLSYHPQKMIEKYTIKIIGE; translated from the coding sequence TTGATTGAAAAATTAATAAAACCGCTAGATTATGAAGACCTGAAATATTTGAAGCCGTATTTTGAAAAGTGGGGACCACATACTTCTGATGTAAATCTCACTAATCTATATATTTGGAAAGAAAAGTATCGTTTTCATTGGCTAGAGTTTGAAGGTTACATATGGATTATAAATATAAAGGAAAATAAGTGGTATTTTTCACAGCCAGTTGGAGACTATAAAGATTTAGATAAATTGAAGAAAGCTATTATGAATTTGAAGGAAGAACTAAAAACGCTAAATAGAGGGCTAATTATAAAAAAAGCAGATGAATCCTTTGTATTTGAATTTAAAAAATTGGAGATAGATGCTGAAATTTATGCTAGAGCTGAAGAGATGGATTATGTATATGATTTTTCCAAGCTAAAAAATTTATCGGGCAAGAAATATCATAAGAAAAAAAATCATGTGAATAAATTCATGAGAACATATCCGAATTGGAGATTTGAATTTTATGATGGAAGCCAAAAAGATGACATTGCAAAAATTATGAGCTACTGGTTATCGAAACATAGAGAAGACTACAATACATTGATACATGAGTCTAAGGGAATATTGGAAATAGTAGATAAATGGCAAGAACATCCAATAAGGATGGGACTATTATATGATGAAAATGTATTAGTTGGATTTAGCATATCAGAGCTAGTCTTTGATGATATGATGCTAATACATATAGAAAAGGCTAATACTGAGTATACTGGGGCGTATACTATGTTATTTTATCAAATGGTAAATAGTGAAAAGAATAGTTTGAAGTGGATAAATAGAGAACAGGATTTGGGAATAGAGTCTCTTAGAAAGTCAAAACTTTCGTATCATCCTCAGAAAATGATTGAAAAGTACACTATTAAAATTATTGGCGAGTGA
- a CDS encoding TraB/GumN family protein — protein MNMKKKWKSILMAAGIAFFTALLPAGQVNAQETLKLPSDWALVDSQMAYYYDLIDDNDWGNFSENISKEALEKLCLNLYQSLKSQCDEDNIPEFTENISETDQINRRMVCVALYRALEASMPDVDFDAPVEHKALYKSQLSDAVYAMTYRGVLSSLDLKDLNLEDKASREMAYVLSARLYETAKKMTDEVSEGTFYKVTKGNKSMYILGTMHLLQAKSYPFQEDIYKAFDEAEKLVVELDLSDQEGLNYFTTRQFYQGEESLKNHLSESLYNELKEKIVSMNLDPEVYMKLKPWAMNLFLQTQLTESPATETIMGPDMYFVARNLGKKEVVELEGWEFQTDLFNDSDEKMQIDMLKDILETADEKSDESKEDMTKIQEAREDMLTAWENGEAYELEMMISSPKMEASRGEFEREFWDKRNINMAEKIEQYFEDESEDDYFVLFGAGHLYGSTGVIETLEAKGYKFKQIK, from the coding sequence ATGAATATGAAAAAGAAATGGAAATCAATACTAATGGCAGCTGGGATAGCATTTTTTACAGCTTTATTGCCAGCAGGTCAAGTAAATGCACAAGAAACGCTAAAATTACCCAGTGATTGGGCACTAGTTGACTCACAAATGGCTTATTATTATGATTTGATAGATGATAATGATTGGGGGAATTTCAGCGAAAATATTTCAAAAGAGGCTTTAGAAAAACTTTGCCTGAACCTATATCAATCATTGAAATCGCAATGTGATGAAGATAATATTCCAGAGTTTACAGAGAATATATCAGAGACTGATCAAATCAATAGAAGAATGGTGTGTGTGGCACTTTATAGAGCGCTTGAAGCTTCCATGCCAGATGTAGATTTTGATGCACCAGTTGAACACAAAGCGCTTTATAAATCGCAATTATCAGATGCTGTTTATGCTATGACATATAGAGGCGTGCTCAGCAGTTTAGATCTAAAAGATTTGAATTTAGAAGATAAAGCTAGTAGAGAAATGGCATATGTATTGTCAGCGAGGTTATATGAGACAGCTAAAAAAATGACAGATGAGGTTTCAGAAGGGACTTTTTATAAGGTGACAAAGGGCAATAAATCGATGTATATACTTGGAACAATGCATTTATTGCAGGCAAAGAGCTATCCATTCCAAGAAGATATATACAAAGCCTTTGATGAGGCTGAAAAATTGGTTGTAGAGCTAGATTTATCAGACCAAGAAGGACTTAATTATTTTACCACCAGACAATTTTATCAAGGCGAAGAGAGTTTGAAAAATCATTTGAGCGAGTCACTATACAATGAATTAAAGGAAAAAATAGTTAGTATGAATTTAGACCCAGAAGTGTATATGAAGTTAAAACCATGGGCTATGAATTTATTTTTACAGACACAATTGACTGAAAGTCCAGCTACTGAAACAATTATGGGGCCAGATATGTATTTTGTAGCAAGAAATCTCGGCAAAAAGGAAGTTGTTGAATTAGAGGGCTGGGAATTCCAAACAGACTTGTTTAATGATTCTGATGAAAAGATGCAGATAGATATGTTAAAAGACATTTTGGAAACTGCTGATGAGAAATCAGATGAATCAAAAGAAGACATGACAAAAATTCAGGAAGCTAGAGAAGATATGCTCACAGCGTGGGAAAATGGAGAAGCTTATGAGTTAGAGATGATGATTAGTAGCCCTAAAATGGAAGCTAGTAGAGGCGAATTTGAAAGAGAATTTTGGGATAAGAGAAATATAAATATGGCAGAGAAGATAGAGCAGTATTTTGAAGATGAAAGTGAAGATGATTACTTCGTGTTATTTGGAGCTGGTCATTTATATGGTTCAACAGGAGTTATAGAAACATTAGAAGCTAAAGGTTATAAATTCAAGCAAATCAAATAA
- a CDS encoding MFS transporter, which translates to MKIKRNVYILFTIIFLQGFVFYGPIATLYRQSRGLGLGEIFLIESCCLAIMILLEIPWGWIADRIGYKRTLILANGFFFISKIIFWRAFGFYSFLLERIFLAVAVSGISGCDQALLYESIDNKNSDKVFSHYAMISSLGFLLASGISSFIIQFGMEWTSFFTIFPYGISLILSFFLKDLDHLKKSNTSIFKNIKVAISNKNIVYIVVAAAMLFEINQAITVFLNQNLYIKASIPITYFGLILIIVQIVRLSAGKSYKLVRRFGNFNTLLAICLLIGIICSLLIFTKSPFVAILGVASIAGLVSISQPIVSDFQNKSISSGDRATLLSIYAMIIDCIGIPSNIIIGRFSNINFVYGFAICSMMAVLALLFVYLAKKSISSNS; encoded by the coding sequence ATGAAAATTAAACGCAATGTTTATATACTTTTTACAATCATATTTTTACAAGGATTTGTATTCTACGGCCCTATTGCCACTCTTTACAGACAGTCTCGTGGTCTAGGCTTAGGTGAAATATTTCTGATAGAATCATGTTGCCTTGCTATTATGATTTTACTTGAAATTCCATGGGGATGGATTGCCGACAGAATCGGATATAAGAGGACTTTAATTCTAGCAAATGGTTTCTTCTTTATTTCAAAAATTATATTTTGGAGAGCTTTTGGATTTTATTCATTCTTGTTGGAAAGAATTTTTCTAGCTGTTGCAGTGTCAGGAATATCTGGCTGTGACCAAGCTCTCTTGTATGAATCTATTGACAATAAAAATTCGGATAAAGTTTTTAGTCACTACGCTATGATCTCTAGCCTAGGTTTTCTATTAGCTTCTGGTATTTCGTCTTTTATCATACAATTTGGAATGGAATGGACTTCATTTTTCACTATATTTCCATATGGCATTAGTCTGATACTTTCCTTTTTCTTAAAGGACCTAGATCATCTGAAAAAGTCTAATACATCGATTTTCAAAAATATTAAAGTTGCTATTTCAAATAAAAATATAGTGTATATAGTTGTTGCCGCTGCTATGTTATTTGAAATAAACCAAGCAATAACAGTATTCTTGAATCAAAACTTGTATATAAAAGCAAGTATTCCTATAACTTATTTTGGTCTAATACTAATAATAGTACAGATAGTTAGATTGAGCGCTGGAAAGTCATACAAATTAGTTAGGAGATTTGGAAATTTCAATACACTTTTAGCGATATGTTTGCTAATTGGTATCATTTGTTCTCTGCTAATCTTTACAAAATCTCCATTTGTAGCTATACTTGGCGTCGCATCTATAGCTGGGCTTGTAAGCATATCTCAGCCAATAGTATCAGATTTTCAAAACAAATCTATTTCTAGTGGCGATCGCGCTACTTTATTGTCTATTTATGCCATGATTATTGACTGCATAGGTATTCCAAGCAATATCATAATAGGTAGATTCTCTAATATTAATTTTGTTTATGGTTTTGCAATTTGTAGTATGATGGCTGTTTTAGCTCTATTATTTGTATATCTAGCTAAAAAATCTATTTCAAGCAATTCATAA
- a CDS encoding Cache 3/Cache 2 fusion domain-containing protein → MFKNCKIGIRQKLFLLYFLMLTIIMIVVGSFSLNYATNFMKRDAEEKLHLISAEYTARFNSQLKNSITVIRSLESIVLATFDTKAVFSEPNYLKNYKNYLTPIVYEFALNFEDVYIYFNPDLINEAHDIWFIDADGDGMLDRIPEATMDYYDNDYEKKAWFYQPILQGKAIWTDPYPSTFDIPFIFISHTKPLYKDGHLLAVIGTDFIFDDIKNDLENLKVFDSGYAMLINDRGNFIIHPDFSIDDHISEVNNGGFKSFYEEMKNENSGLIEYTWYDNQEKVLAFQKLDNDWILAMSVAKDDVYGHLNSFLSKLAYILVICMLISMIIVLFLSNQIATPIETLSSKIHKIGSGNYDEKLPESYLLKSDELGILARSIDSMKRNLQSSFKTIQMHNIELDMKIAERTQDLLAMNEELQATLEDLQNTQDRLLEARKLEGLGLMLGGISHKLGSPVGNAITSVSNFETKLNTLNAKLVEGNLSKKFLEKQLDELIDLSQFATISLLSANKILSSLKEINTNPKHGIFKTFKLEEVFENTSLRINDLSGNQKIDFYLDCKKSIEIKFYPMLFHDILLNLIKFSVYYNLQNTLHGQIFLSLSESQGHIKLSYKDSGPAITTDQRDLLFDPFTLSRFTRHASGIELYSVYHLVTNTLSGRIHYMSSEDMIVIEFDKKDLIP, encoded by the coding sequence ATGTTTAAAAACTGTAAAATAGGAATAAGACAAAAATTATTTTTGCTTTATTTTTTGATGCTTACTATAATAATGATCGTAGTTGGAAGCTTTAGCTTGAATTATGCAACTAATTTTATGAAAAGAGATGCTGAAGAAAAATTGCATTTAATCTCAGCTGAATACACTGCAAGATTTAATTCTCAACTAAAAAATAGCATCACTGTTATACGATCTTTAGAATCAATTGTACTAGCAACATTTGATACTAAGGCTGTTTTTAGCGAACCAAATTATCTAAAAAATTATAAAAATTACCTTACTCCAATAGTATACGAATTCGCATTAAATTTCGAAGATGTCTATATTTACTTCAATCCTGACTTGATAAATGAAGCTCATGATATATGGTTCATAGATGCTGATGGCGATGGAATGTTAGATAGAATTCCAGAGGCCACTATGGATTACTATGACAATGATTACGAAAAAAAAGCATGGTTCTATCAACCAATACTTCAAGGAAAAGCTATATGGACAGATCCCTATCCTTCAACATTCGACATTCCATTTATATTTATATCTCATACAAAACCCTTGTATAAAGACGGACATTTATTAGCTGTAATAGGTACTGATTTCATATTTGACGACATAAAAAATGATTTAGAAAATCTGAAAGTTTTTGATTCAGGTTACGCAATGCTCATAAATGATAGAGGAAATTTCATAATTCATCCTGACTTCTCTATCGACGATCATATATCTGAAGTTAATAATGGCGGTTTCAAATCATTTTATGAAGAAATGAAAAATGAAAATAGCGGTCTAATCGAATACACTTGGTATGATAATCAAGAAAAAGTATTAGCATTTCAAAAATTAGACAATGATTGGATATTAGCTATGTCAGTAGCTAAAGATGATGTCTATGGTCATTTAAATTCATTTTTATCAAAATTAGCTTATATTTTGGTCATATGCATGCTAATTTCAATGATTATAGTTCTGTTTTTGAGTAATCAAATAGCAACACCTATCGAAACGCTTTCATCTAAAATACACAAAATAGGCTCTGGAAATTATGATGAAAAATTACCTGAATCGTATCTATTGAAATCAGATGAATTGGGTATTCTTGCAAGATCAATAGACTCTATGAAAAGAAATCTTCAAAGTTCATTTAAGACTATACAAATGCACAATATAGAACTAGATATGAAAATTGCAGAAAGAACTCAAGATTTACTTGCAATGAACGAGGAACTTCAAGCTACTTTAGAGGATTTACAAAATACTCAAGACCGCCTATTAGAAGCTCGAAAACTAGAAGGCTTAGGTCTAATGCTAGGTGGAATATCACATAAACTTGGAAGCCCTGTCGGCAATGCTATAACTAGCGTATCTAATTTCGAAACAAAATTAAATACGCTAAATGCTAAATTAGTTGAAGGCAATTTGAGCAAAAAATTCTTAGAAAAGCAATTAGATGAACTGATAGATTTATCGCAATTTGCAACTATTAGTTTGCTTTCTGCTAACAAGATACTTTCATCATTGAAAGAAATCAACACAAATCCTAAGCATGGTATTTTTAAAACATTTAAATTAGAAGAAGTTTTTGAAAATACATCTCTTAGAATAAATGATTTATCTGGAAATCAAAAAATTGATTTCTACTTGGACTGCAAAAAAAGCATAGAAATTAAATTTTACCCTATGCTTTTTCACGATATTTTGTTAAATTTAATAAAATTTTCTGTATACTACAATTTACAAAATACACTCCATGGTCAAATTTTTCTATCACTTAGCGAGTCACAAGGTCATATAAAACTCTCTTACAAGGATTCTGGTCCAGCCATAACTACAGATCAGAGAGATTTATTGTTCGATCCCTTTACTCTCTCTAGATTTACTAGGCATGCATCAGGTATAGAACTATACAGTGTATATCACTTAGTTACAAATACTCTCTCTGGTAGAATTCACTATATGTCTAGCGAAGATATGATTGTCATAGAATTTGACAAAAAGGATTTAATCCCTTAA
- a CDS encoding nucleoside triphosphate pyrophosphohydrolase, with translation MRKSYNKLIRDKIPEIIESSGKTYKLEIADTKLYREKLHEKLIEEASEFRDEPCAEEMADILEVLEALMSEYGISRDKVLEVKEKKATDRGAFEKRYILDYVD, from the coding sequence ATGAGAAAGAGTTATAATAAATTAATTAGAGACAAAATACCTGAAATAATTGAGAGTTCGGGCAAAACGTATAAATTAGAAATAGCTGATACGAAATTGTATAGAGAAAAACTTCATGAAAAATTGATAGAAGAGGCAAGTGAATTTAGAGATGAACCTTGTGCTGAAGAAATGGCTGATATATTAGAGGTATTAGAAGCGCTCATGAGTGAATACGGTATATCTAGAGATAAGGTACTTGAAGTAAAAGAAAAAAAGGCGACCGATAGAGGCGCCTTTGAAAAACGATATATATTAGATTACGTAGATTAA
- a CDS encoding alanine:cation symporter family protein encodes MYDILNSFVNTGNTILWSYVLIFMLITLGLYFTIRTGGVQFRMLPEMIRLLTEGASSKGKKGVSSVQAFCISTASRVGTGNLAGVALAIAAGGPGAVFWMWVIALIGAGSSFVESTLAQIYKVKDGDGYRGGPAYYMEKALGAKWMGIAFSILITLCFGLVFNAVQSNTIAAALNESFGIDKIHMGIALAVFTAIIIFGGVHRIAKVTEVIVPVMAVAYLCIAGFVIVKNISMIPGIFSLIFESAFGIRPFGSAVLATVVTQGVKRGLFSNEAGMGSAPNAAATAEVSHPVKQGLIQTLGVFTDTILICTATSFLILISGVYQTGSDKGIELTQTALSSQVGAWGGIFISICILLFAFSSIVGNYYYGETNIEFMNSNKVLVTIYRLAVVYMVFWGAGSKIDIVWNLADLFMGSMAIINLIAILLLGKFAFAALKDYQIQKKAGKNPVFKASSIKGLKNTECWDDEDSDITMCS; translated from the coding sequence ATGTATGATATTTTAAATTCATTTGTCAATACTGGTAATACCATACTTTGGTCATATGTACTTATATTTATGCTTATTACATTAGGTCTTTACTTTACTATTAGAACTGGTGGAGTTCAGTTTAGAATGTTACCTGAAATGATTCGTCTTTTAACTGAAGGTGCTAGTTCAAAAGGCAAAAAAGGAGTCTCTTCTGTTCAAGCATTTTGTATAAGTACTGCTTCTAGAGTAGGTACTGGTAATCTAGCTGGTGTAGCACTTGCAATTGCCGCTGGTGGTCCTGGCGCTGTATTTTGGATGTGGGTAATAGCGCTAATCGGTGCTGGTTCTAGTTTCGTCGAAAGTACTCTTGCTCAGATCTACAAGGTAAAAGATGGTGATGGATACCGCGGTGGTCCTGCTTACTATATGGAAAAAGCACTCGGAGCTAAATGGATGGGAATAGCATTCTCTATACTTATAACTCTTTGTTTTGGACTTGTATTCAATGCAGTTCAATCGAATACTATTGCAGCAGCTTTAAACGAATCTTTCGGCATAGATAAAATTCATATGGGTATAGCTCTTGCTGTATTTACTGCTATAATTATATTCGGTGGAGTCCACAGAATCGCTAAGGTAACAGAAGTTATCGTTCCAGTAATGGCTGTTGCTTATCTATGTATTGCTGGTTTTGTAATAGTAAAAAATATATCTATGATACCTGGAATTTTTTCACTTATATTTGAAAGTGCCTTTGGAATAAGACCTTTTGGTAGTGCAGTACTAGCTACCGTAGTAACTCAAGGTGTAAAGAGAGGTTTATTCTCAAATGAAGCTGGTATGGGTAGTGCTCCTAATGCAGCTGCAACAGCTGAGGTTTCTCATCCAGTAAAACAAGGTTTGATTCAAACGCTCGGAGTATTTACAGATACTATACTTATATGTACTGCAACTTCATTTTTGATTCTAATAAGTGGAGTATATCAAACTGGTAGTGATAAGGGTATAGAGCTTACTCAAACAGCTCTTAGCTCTCAAGTAGGTGCTTGGGGTGGTATATTTATTTCTATATGTATTTTGCTATTTGCATTTAGCTCTATAGTTGGTAATTACTACTACGGAGAAACTAATATAGAATTTATGAATTCTAATAAAGTACTAGTAACTATATACCGTTTAGCTGTAGTTTATATGGTATTTTGGGGAGCTGGAAGTAAGATTGATATAGTTTGGAATCTAGCAGATCTCTTCATGGGTTCTATGGCAATAATCAACCTTATAGCTATATTATTGCTTGGCAAGTTTGCCTTTGCAGCTCTAAAGGATTATCAAATTCAAAAGAAAGCTGGAAAGAATCCAGTGTTTAAAGCCTCTTCTATCAAAGGACTTAAAAATACTGAGTGCTGGGATGATGAAGATAGCGATATTACTATGTGTAGCTAA
- a CDS encoding YcxB family protein, producing MFRPLMTPKVSLVVGLVLIIGFIILDFGFHFNFESIVFRRMRLRTIKKHKNKEFKKSLGYKVFDIDDDGIRARTAYDFNKLSWNRIVKVVKSDINYSLYISQIEAIVIPKRAFESQDQIDEFESIVKRNIQKHMAV from the coding sequence TTGTTTAGACCACTAATGACTCCTAAGGTGAGTTTAGTAGTCGGATTAGTCCTGATAATAGGATTTATAATACTAGATTTTGGATTTCATTTCAATTTTGAATCAATCGTATTTAGAAGAATGCGTCTTCGTACCATCAAAAAACACAAGAACAAGGAATTTAAGAAATCATTAGGCTACAAAGTATTTGACATAGATGATGATGGTATAAGAGCGAGAACGGCATATGATTTCAACAAGTTGAGCTGGAATCGAATAGTAAAGGTGGTCAAAAGTGATATAAATTATAGTTTATACATATCGCAGATTGAAGCTATAGTCATCCCTAAGCGAGCATTTGAATCACAAGATCAAATTGACGAATTTGAGAGTATTGTGAAGAGAAATATACAAAAACATATGGCGGTATAA
- a CDS encoding YcxB family protein codes for MKLNYNQSVDDIVAFNIHHLNHSKTGKKALMIQRLVGPIMFIVMFFVITMISDIPAWYWGISFAIAAVLWVIFYPKSVVKQVEKRVRKMIEEDDNKGLIGDRVVEISENGIDVTTDYSKVNHSWESVNKIEQDEKYIYIYQSSMSAVMIPKSIFDTDEDMENLLKTVEAFAGK; via the coding sequence GTGAAACTGAATTACAATCAAAGCGTAGATGACATAGTGGCATTTAACATCCACCATTTGAATCATTCAAAAACTGGTAAGAAAGCTTTAATGATTCAAAGACTTGTAGGGCCAATTATGTTTATTGTAATGTTTTTTGTAATAACGATGATATCTGACATACCTGCATGGTATTGGGGTATTTCATTTGCAATAGCTGCTGTACTTTGGGTAATATTTTATCCAAAAAGTGTAGTGAAACAAGTTGAAAAACGAGTGAGAAAAATGATAGAAGAAGATGATAACAAGGGTTTAATAGGAGATAGAGTTGTAGAAATTAGTGAAAATGGTATAGATGTAACTACAGATTATAGCAAAGTAAATCACAGCTGGGAATCTGTAAATAAAATTGAGCAGGACGAAAAATACATCTATATCTACCAGAGCTCAATGAGCGCTGTAATGATTCCTAAAAGTATTTTTGATACTGATGAAGATATGGAGAATTTGTTAAAAACAGTTGAGGCGTTTGCTGGAAAATAA
- a CDS encoding M14 family zinc carboxypeptidase, translated as MKLKLIAIIFLCTILSSQAKAQDIVDIDRGASYLSSDIHSQAVALSKKYPDILEMESLGKSFDGKQIYAIRISKDISQISRSAKFNVSKQHYLVESGTHARETFNPVLVMKEIELYCKDYYNEATIPEFNMHEILNTSVIHFLPLTNPDGFDLVKKGEDSIRTPRARESISRVTYIDKNYYKAGLRGVDFNRNYPSRYFDFDENKWIDLWKKYPGDLFREEPSWAYFHGTKPASEPEVKIVMNYVDRYDFRNFVSYHSQGQILYWHQYYFSSKYNERAKSLAKVFEKITGYEMMNRGNGIGSGYLSDYTTHRTLKPIVVVETIAENADRPTPQSYYRAAYDKNKLLPLYAIMEGQRVGYHKYRLYVDNIYKRDFEEYRYAKAHQMESGGQIIEGEGIPDFRIETP; from the coding sequence TTGAAATTAAAGTTGATTGCTATTATATTTTTATGTACTATTCTAAGCTCACAAGCTAAAGCACAGGATATAGTTGATATAGATAGAGGTGCAAGTTATTTATCAAGTGATATTCATTCACAGGCTGTAGCACTTTCAAAAAAATATCCCGATATACTTGAGATGGAGAGTCTTGGAAAATCATTTGATGGCAAGCAGATATATGCAATTAGAATTTCGAAAGATATATCTCAGATCAGTAGAAGTGCCAAATTTAATGTAAGCAAGCAGCATTATTTAGTTGAATCCGGAACGCACGCTAGGGAGACGTTTAATCCAGTGCTCGTGATGAAAGAGATAGAACTTTATTGCAAGGATTACTACAACGAAGCGACTATACCAGAATTTAATATGCATGAGATACTAAATACATCGGTTATTCACTTTTTGCCTCTCACAAACCCAGATGGATTCGATTTGGTAAAAAAGGGAGAAGATTCTATAAGAACACCTCGTGCAAGAGAAAGCATCTCTAGAGTAACGTATATAGACAAAAATTACTATAAAGCAGGTCTTAGAGGAGTTGATTTTAATAGGAATTATCCGTCTAGATACTTTGACTTTGACGAAAATAAATGGATAGATTTGTGGAAAAAGTATCCTGGTGATTTGTTTAGAGAAGAACCATCTTGGGCTTATTTTCACGGAACAAAGCCTGCTTCCGAGCCAGAAGTTAAGATAGTCATGAATTATGTAGACAGGTATGATTTCAGAAATTTTGTATCGTATCATTCACAAGGTCAAATTCTTTATTGGCATCAATACTATTTTTCAAGTAAATACAATGAAAGAGCTAAATCACTTGCCAAGGTATTTGAAAAAATTACTGGTTATGAGATGATGAACAGAGGAAATGGTATTGGCAGTGGGTACTTGTCTGATTATACAACTCATCGCACATTGAAGCCTATAGTAGTGGTAGAAACCATAGCAGAAAATGCAGATAGACCTACGCCACAGAGTTATTATAGAGCAGCTTATGACAAAAATAAGCTATTGCCCCTATATGCAATAATGGAAGGGCAGAGAGTGGGTTATCACAAATATAGATTGTATGTTGATAATATTTACAAAAGAGATTTTGAAGAATACAGATATGCAAAAGCACATCAAATGGAGAGTGGTGGACAAATAATAGAGGGAGAAGGAATTCCAGATTTCAGAATAGAAACGCCTTGA